The window GGTACAACTTGTGCGTTTCCCCTGGGTTCAACGAACGAAACCGGCAGTAGGATTTTTTGACTGCGAAAAGCGAAGTTTAAGCTAAGAAAGAAATAAATGTAGTAGGACAGATGTCACGTCCGAAACATTGTAGTTGACGTTTcttgtgaaataaatgtttcGCTATGAGTCAAATGCCTTATATTTTCTGTAGTGACAACTGCatggtaaataattaatacacTAAAGAAAGTGTTACTGTTGTTCGTCATAGCTTAGAGAATGGTCGCCACATTCCAATGCGCTGTTTGGTTTCGAGTCCAAAATCCAATTTATACTCACAGTCTCACATTGAAATAGAAATGACGTCAAACAAGGAAGTGACCAACTTGATGAGTGACGATGCAGGTTAAAGTCGACATTAAAATAATTACGCGCTACTAAGGAGTAGCACCAGCAAAAATGCGCCCAGTTTTAGCTGTGTGCTATGAGGGCAAATACATGGCCGCTAACGTCCACTGAAAAttggttaattattatttgacATGGAATgttaattgaaaacatttccagTTTCAATCTTGAAATGGTGTTGTGAAGCTTATAGCTCCCTGTTAACTTAAATCGTGTATTCAAGCTTTGGCTATGCTTTTTAGGCGGTTGAACTTTGATTATTATGAAACAGAAAACAACCACAACCTCAGCCAGGTTTTTGAAGTTGCGGTTTCCCAAGGTTAAAATCTCGGATCTCAGAATCATCCCTGTCTCAACCACTCATGACGGTCAGAGACGACAATGACCAAAATCTTGTCAGCTTTCTTTCAGTCTTGCCAACTCTTAATTTCCATATTCCGTGCCTGCTAGCACTACCATTAATGGTTActattctttgtatttttttcaggTCGTGTTTAATGATTCGTCGATgaagaaaaagtgacaaaggccaaaaggcttaaaatgtggtcaaaaataattagggtaataattgctggtaacacctagcacggccactattTTAGTGTAAAAATTCGGCAAAAGTTGTTCCATAAAAGTTAAACTAACATATTGGAGAAGTAGCattgaaaatttcaaaccGACTTTCAGACGATTTGAGGTTTTTGTAATAGATTATGTCGGTATCTTACAAAGAAAGAAGTAAGAATAATTTAACGCACAGAACGTATTAGGCTTGTGAACTGTTTAGAACTCAAGCAGAAGGTTCTGTGTCAATATCAGTTTACAAACTGAGGCTTATATGTTTCGATTTCTTCCTTAAAGATGTTGTAATTAGACGTTTTATCAACAAGTGTGTTGATATCGCTGAATCAATTTTCTGTGCTGCGGAATGTTTGTTGGAAGTGGTGTTGCGTAATTTACACCAGCGTGAGGGGTAAGCATTGTTTGCAAACGTCAATGTTAAGTCTTGCAAGGGTGTAGTTCTCGAGAAATGGCGCGCTTGGGACACGGTATCCATGAATGAACCGATAACTCTAAATCTGCCGCCTCGACACGGTATAGAGAGGTTTCGTTGAAATATTGGAGTTAGCTTTAACCTGAGTGATTACATCGACAGACAGTCATAATTATCTTTAACGTGTCATTCATAAATTAAAATACTTCCCGCTTGGCAAAGTCATTATGTCACATGACACGACAAAATAAAGAGGCGAAAAACGTAAGATTTGTCTTTGCGTGTTTTTCCTGCCGTGTCGGCCGTCAATAACGTTTCTGTTTGGAAATCGGAAAATTTAAAGCGCTGCTTTCgccgttttgtttttattggtcTGAAAATCCGTTATCGCGTGCTCAATCGATTGTAAGTTTGCGTTTTTGTCTTACTGTGTCGCTGCAATCTCGTGTAAGTGTCCAGCCGATGGCGCTATATCAGGGAGGTAACCATGGTAACGCATGTAAACGCTCAGGTATTGTCTTAAATCTTGGCATGTTTTGGACGATCTCAATTCCAAATTGCGTTTAGATGTGGTctgaataaaaacaacaaactgaTTCTAAAGGCTTCCTACAAACAAttcactttttaaaaaattaaaaatacgcCGACTTGCTATTATCTAACTAGAGcacatttttgcagaaaagtCTATGATTTGccatttgtagaaaaatcggttttgattttttttcaggtGCCATACTGGCGTTATAGCAAGGAATCTCGTCAAATAGAGAGTggaaaaaacttccttgttatGTAAGTTATATTAGTCTAAATACCCTGTCGGCAGTTTAGGCGCGTAAATACATTTGCGTAATGAGCGGAAGTCATTGCAAAAACGATAAGCGCCGACTTCCTTTTAAACCAACACGATGGGTTTGTTGTAAGGCAATGAAGTTTCATAAATCATATCAtgatcaaatttttttttaacttctgGCCTATCATGCTTGTTTGTCCGGTGATATATTGCCTTGCGTTACAGCACGTGAATAGATCACCAGAagccagaaaaaaaaattcgTTGAAAGATGATTTGTTTTGCGACCTTGATAAACTTTTTCCCTGATACTGCCAATTCCAATAACTTAGATAACAAGAATTTCTCAAAATCGTTGATTGAACTTTGTTTACAAAACGTCGAAATTATAGTTCTGTTCGAATGATGCAACATAGAACCATATTGTTCCACTGTTAGCATGTATTAGTTACATCTGCGTGTGTTTGTATCATAGTTAATGCCGTTATCGTTATCGAAGTTATCGCTAGTTATTGCCGTTTGTACCGATAATAAGTAGCGGCCAGATGGAACCGTCATTTTGACTCTCTGAGAAACTGTGATGACAGATTCCAGTAGAAGGAGACCTATTCTTAATATACTTAAACAATACAGTTTGGGTCAGCTATTCTCGGCGACGGGGTATTCcctaaatattattaaatacactttcaaataaaagaaactttttaacaattcCTCCTTTTTTACGAAATACTGAAGCTTAGGACAACTTTAGATGAATTTAGTCATAACATACTCTACATAGAAGACCTGGttctttaatattttagctttattataaatttcaaATCGAAACCCTGCATTTGTTCAACGAAGGCCACAAATCATTGGTCTTCAAATTGTCAGAGCGCGTCAATCTACAATAAGACAATATACATTTGTGTTGTGGCCAAATTGTATTGATTGGTGCAGAAACAAttatttccaaaatatttgtaataatttttttgaagaataaatgcgtgaaaatgaaagcaaacatttaaacaagGGTTTACCTGATCACCAATTTTGCTATCTGCGATAGCGATATTATAATTAGAGTTTATGATAAAACTAATCATATAAATGTTCAAATCATAGGATCTTCACCAGAAGAGCGACATAAGATGGAAAGCAAAGCAACGTATTCACAGGTTTTCTAATAAAAGTCTTACAGGAAAAacttatatatacagtacattgtACAACGAATACATGATTGCAGATTTAATTaactttctttgatttttttttaatattcttttatgttttaaatttgtttcaaccAAATCCGATTAAATACAGGGCAAGACAAGTAAGAGCAACAaagcatgaaaaataaaacaatttgttatAGAAGTGACGTCTCTTATATAAACAATCTCCATAAGTTGAAATGATGTAGCTTAGTTGTCTATGCTTCTGTTTGATTGGTTACTTTAAATTATGCACATTATTATGATTGTTTTATAAGtcatttaaagcaatttttaaaaagcgcAACGTaacttaaaaagtaaaacaacgCATTCACAGGCttaataataaacatgttaCAGCAACAACAATTGTTAAACAAACATACTCGAAagtaaacacaataaaaaattaacatttttttgcaaataatgaattaattttttatttattttttttggtttaacaaattctaaaaaaaatttttgttatttttgttatttaaatttttttttttatttgtcaatattttttattacttcatttttttgtgcaaaatatatataattataacgcAATGCACGCCATCTGATAAATTCAAAACGATATACACTATCATGTCACTCCAACATGTCGAATGCCAATAAACAATATACTTACATTTCAATACAGACATCATATATCGTTACTGAACCACTTTATAATCGACACAAACCATTGTTACGTTGAAAGATTGGCAGCAACAATATCTTGATTAAAATGATTGTAATTTTATGAGAGTATGGAGGAACAATAAGAATGGGGAATTGTTCAACCAACAGCACTGATGACAACTAAATATTAATAAGTCCAATCACACCAACGTATTCTAATGATAATTTTATCCATTATGAATAATAACCATTTTAATGATAATAACTAAataagatatttttaaaatgatagAAATGTTAATAACATAAGATTTTCACAAGAAGAGCGTTATAAGATGGAAAGCAAAGCAACTTATTCTTAGGTTTTCTATTAAAAGTCTTACAGAAACAACAACTCAAACGgatatactgtactgtaaatataaatataatatttacttataaatatACTTACTGTACAAATATACTCCACAACAATTACTGCAAATTTGATATGCTTTTCTtgatttgttatatttgtttttgtttaattttttaatttttttataaatcgTTTTGACAAAATCTGATTATATACACGACAATACAAGTCATCAGTCAAAGCAACAAAACATAAGatacaaaacaatttgttaaagaagtgaaataaaaacattttttgaatgtAAAAGGTTTTGTTAATTGATCTCCTCCGGCAAATAAGTTCTACCAAAGAAAAGGAGCAGTCGCCTGGAAGTTTAAATTGACATAATTAGACCCTGGTAAAGAAATCAAGTGCAAAGAAGATGTTTAAGAGTATGCCTGGTGGAATTGATCCTGTAAACTCAATACTTAGGAAATCACGTTGGGCTCAATCGCATTTCTGTTGGGGCGTTGATTGCGATTGGGCCGAATTCTTTTCCATAAGTATTCCACTTTGGTTTCGATGTAGGGTGAGTACAAGATAGGGTTAAATGCACTGTTGATGGGTAGGAGCACTCCTGCAGTGAATATCTCAACTCCATCTGGAAGCTTCTCTCCACTCACGCTTATGTAAGCCATTATGCAGATGGGAACCCAACAAAGAAAATCTGATACAATGATGCGAGCGATTCGTTGATTCATTTTGGCGTGTTGCTTCTGCGCTTTGTCGCCTTTGAACGGGCgtttctttattttccaaGCGATTAAGCCGAATCCAGAGAGAACAAAGAGAAAGGAAAGGAAATTGAAGGTTACTATGACAATGGAATAGATCCAGAAACTATCACTGCAATTTACGTACAATCGTGGCATGCACACACTTGTAGTACCGTAGTAACCGATCTCGCCTATTGGAGCATATTGAGGAAATTCATCCATCAAAAAGCTTTGAACACTTTCCCAATTACTTTCATCGATATCTTGAGAAGTGTTTGTAAGAATGGCCACACGACAAGCAAAATCTGTGACGTAATCATGAGTGACTGAATCAGATGAAGAAAAATCATTAAGAAAAAGAACTTTAGATTTAAAGTAACGTGTGGTGTTAGATACGAGAGCAATGATGACGGAAATTATCCAGGAAGAGACTGCAGCAATTATCCAAGGTTTTGCAGAAGCATGACGAGCTTTGAATGGATAGTAGACAGCATACAAGCGATAACTGGTAAGAACAGCCATAAGAAAGCAGGAAGTTTGACTGGAAATCACACACAGACTTCCCGCCAATGAGCAAATGGTGCTCGATCTCCACTCATAATCGAATTCGGAATATCTACCTGCAAACTGAACATCTTTTACTAAaataatcatcaaatataCACCCATTAAGCAGTCAGAGACAGAGAGGTTGATGATTAAAATATGGTTGCATACAGAAGCATCTTTGTTTTTCCGTTCCTTGAGATTTTTAGCAGAAATAATGGCGACGTAAAAGTTCCCCACAATGGTAAGTATAGTGACAATCCACAGCCATATTTTTAGACCAAAGTTGTCAATCATATTACGAGCGGAAGAGAATAACCCAGGAATAAATTCATCCGATCCATCAACACATTCTTGTTTACCATTGAGAACTGAAGACTTTGGTATCGATACCAGATTTCCTACCTTTGTTGTGCAGTAGTACCTGTTGGTACAGTTTTTTTCGTCAATTCCATCATCACAGTTTTCCCTACCATCACATTTTTGTAAGATGTCTATGCTATCCTTCTCATCAGCTTTGCATTGAAATCGTTAGAAACAGATTTTTTCATCAAATCCTTCGGAGCAGTTTGTGTCTTGTAAGTACTTCCACGCCTCATCAATGTAACCGTCACAATATCGATCTCCCATCGGGAAGTAAGTGCGGCAAGTATCATTACAAAATGCTGGAGGATTGGTACACGATTTGCACTCATCAGAGAAGTCCAGGCATTCTGGTCTTCCATCGCACTGGACAGAAAATGTGTCGCCCTGTTTGTTCTTGCAATTAATTAAATCTTTGTCAATTTGCAAAGAAGACAAAGTATTAGAACCGTCATTTGATTCAATATTCCAAAATTTAAAGAAGTTGCATTGCGATGACCTAGAAAAGACATCCAGACACTCCGGCAAAGATGGATTTTCGCAGAGACATTCGTCTGAAAGGTCAAAACAATCAATGACACCATCACAGACTTGCTTAGGTGAGATGATCAGGCGATTGTCTACACACTTAAAGCAATGAAAGGAGCCATCACTGCTGAAACAAATATCAGAATTATCATAACATTGTGCGATGTCGTCGTATAAATTCCATTGAGGAAGGACGCATAAAATTGTAGAAAACTTGGCCGAACACTTAAATCCAGGTTGAGAAGTTATTTCGTCAGTTCCGTCATTGCAGTCCTCCTTTCCATTGCAGAAGTTTTGGTCCAAGATTATGGATTGGTCAGTACATTGGAACACTTTGTTAGCGTTGCTAGTTGAAGTTTTTGTATCAGAACAGAAAGAAAAGCAAACCGCGTCAGTCATGTTGCAATCATACTTACTACATTCTAAGGAAGGTACATTTGTACAAGTAGAATTGTCACACCAAGGTGGGATACAAAAGCTTTCATTTTCTAACCTAATAACATCGAAATTGCAAGAACCCCAACTCAGTTTTTCCCATGACTTGATATACTGTTCATCATTACGATTATCACAGTCAAGCTTTCCATCATTGACGTATTTCATCGGGATACAACCTTTCCTTATATTGCAAGTAGGATAGTTCTTACGGAAGCAGGGACAGGTGAATTTGCCTTCCGGACAAGAACAATTCATTTCATCTGATGAGTCTTGGCAATCCTTTCTTGTATCACATCTCTCTATGAAAACAAAGACGCCAAATGTTGATGCACAGTGTATTAGTTTTATCAATAAATCTAAAGGTTAAAAAGTTTCCAACAAAACTTATGTGAAAACTGAACAAATTATCTTTTACTGATTTGTTCTTAAGCACAATGACATTCGATCCGCACATTGAATTTTAACTCATATCTTTCTATTTGTACACACAATGAATAAGTGTCCTTGATGTTCCGGACCCATCATATATTCAAACGTGTAGGTTCTTTTTAATTGTAAGTCTTATTGTTAATC of the Clavelina lepadiformis chromosome 7, kaClaLepa1.1, whole genome shotgun sequence genome contains:
- the LOC143465529 gene encoding relaxin receptor 1-like; translation: MIDNFGLKIWLWIVTILTIVGNFYVAIISAKNLKERKNKDASVCNHILIINLSVSDCLMGVYLMIILVKDVQFAGRYSEFDYEWRSSTICSLAGSLCVISSQTSCFLMAVLTSYRLYAVYYPFKARHASAKPWIIAAVSSWIISVIIALVSNTTRYFKSKVLFLNDFSSSDSVTHDYVTDFACRVAILTNTSQDIDESNWESVQSFLMDEFPQYAPIGEIGYYGTTSVCMPRLYVNCSDSFWIYSIVIVTFNFLSFLFVLSGFGLIAWKIKKRPFKGDKAQKQHAKMNQRIARIIVSDFLCWVPICIMAYISVSGEKLPDGVEIFTAGVLLPINSAFNPILYSPYIETKVEYLWKRIRPNRNQRPNRNAIEPNVIS
- the LOC143465528 gene encoding uncharacterized protein LOC143465528 isoform X1 gives rise to the protein MKSIFLLMVMLLASAQARPQLSLDELGDLRRCHYQLPRCQPSEFNCRCEDDATGESRECIPQSWVCDGQQDCSNGADEIDCRCVPGEYQCYDGVGMRFYQCIDESRVCDGELDCVNRRDDYSEKCGGGFQCKNGRYIPASWRCDGYDDCGDNSDEDNCDDDIITSKHKCDCYKEGNDTCGNIIRCYHDDDYLDLLKTHRTERCDGFANCPDGSDEWNCPSSCPSWLPYNCACNKINDFSCEGTEYVCYKHDERCDGYTDCPDSSDEWNCPSSCPSQRPNNCACNNDYYCNGNGRICYEHDERCDGYTVCPDGSDEWNCPSSCPSQRPNNCACNKIDTYSCKRIGRICYEHDERCDTRKDCQDSSDEMNCSCPEGKFTCPCFRKNYPTCNIRKGCIPMKYVNDGKLDCDNRNDEQYIKSWEKLSWGSCNFDVIRLENESFCIPPWCDNSTCTNVPSLECSKYDCNMTDAVCFSFCSDTKTSTSNANKVFQCTDQSIILDQNFCNGKEDCNDGTDEITSQPGFKCSAKFSTILCVLPQWNLYDDIAQCYDNSDICFSSDGSFHCFKCVDNRLIISPKQVCDGVIDCFDLSDECLCENPSLPECLDVFSRSSQCNFFKFWNIESNDGSNTLSSLQIDKDLINCKNKQGDTFSVQCDGRPECLDFSDECKSCTNPPAFCNDTCRTYFPMGDRYCDGYIDEAWKYLQDTNCSEGFDEKICF
- the LOC143465528 gene encoding uncharacterized protein LOC143465528 isoform X2, giving the protein MKSIFLLMVMLLASAQARPQLSLDELGDLRRCHYQLPRCQPSEFNCRCEDDATGESRECIPQSWVCDGQQDCSNGADEIDCRCVPGEYQCYDGVGMRFYQCIDESRVCDGELDCVNRRDDYSEKCGGGFQCKNGRYIPASWRCDGYDDCGDNSDEDNCDDDIITSKHKCDCYKEGNDTCGNIIRCYHDDERCDGFANCPDGSDEWNCPSSCPSWLPYNCACNKINDFSCEGTEYVCYKHDERCDGYTDCPDSSDEWNCPSSCPSQRPNNCACNNDYYCNGNGRICYEHDERCDGYTVCPDGSDEWNCPSSCPSQRPNNCACNKIDTYSCKRIGRICYEHDERCDTRKDCQDSSDEMNCSCPEGKFTCPCFRKNYPTCNIRKGCIPMKYVNDGKLDCDNRNDEQYIKSWEKLSWGSCNFDVIRLENESFCIPPWCDNSTCTNVPSLECSKYDCNMTDAVCFSFCSDTKTSTSNANKVFQCTDQSIILDQNFCNGKEDCNDGTDEITSQPGFKCSAKFSTILCVLPQWNLYDDIAQCYDNSDICFSSDGSFHCFKCVDNRLIISPKQVCDGVIDCFDLSDECLCENPSLPECLDVFSRSSQCNFFKFWNIESNDGSNTLSSLQIDKDLINCKNKQGDTFSVQCDGRPECLDFSDECKSCTNPPAFCNDTCRTYFPMGDRYCDGYIDEAWKYLQDTNCSEGFDEKICF